One part of the Arachidicoccus terrestris genome encodes these proteins:
- a CDS encoding MFS transporter, translating into MTTKRITKPKLSIKSIFNMSVGFFGIQFAFALQNGNASRILQTFGAEVDHLSLFWLAAPLTGMIVQPLIGHYSDRTWTRFGRRKPYFLVGALLTALALIVMPNASFLAYLMPPIIVGASMLMLTDASINVAMEPFRALVADKLPDSQSSLGFSIQTFLIGAGAILGSVMPFLLAEIFHVQATAPAGEVPANVIFTFYIGAAVLVAAILWTIVTTKEYSPQQARLYEQDAVQELDVVEEVIKKEGSVRTIIKDIRKMPLTMRQLGWVQFFSWFALFSMWVYTTPAIAEHVYHLPATDTSSAAYADAGNWVGVLFGVYNGVSAVYALLLPAIARVVGKKRTHALSLLIGGISLISIFFIQGKYWLLLPMVGIGMAWGSILAMPYAILASALPPKKMGVYMGIFNFFITIPQIVNGLLGGLILKYFYHSNAIYSLVMAGGFMILGAFSMMKVKVKDTTFRS; encoded by the coding sequence ATGACGACAAAAAGAATCACGAAGCCCAAGCTGTCTATAAAGAGTATATTCAACATGAGTGTTGGCTTTTTCGGGATTCAGTTTGCCTTCGCGCTGCAAAACGGCAATGCCTCCCGGATTCTGCAGACATTTGGGGCGGAGGTAGATCATCTGTCACTTTTTTGGCTGGCGGCGCCGCTGACGGGTATGATTGTACAACCGCTTATCGGTCACTACAGTGACAGGACCTGGACAAGATTTGGCCGCAGAAAGCCATATTTTCTCGTGGGTGCATTACTGACTGCACTGGCACTGATCGTTATGCCCAATGCTTCCTTTCTGGCCTATCTCATGCCACCCATTATTGTAGGTGCCAGTATGCTGATGCTGACAGACGCCTCGATTAATGTGGCTATGGAGCCTTTCAGGGCACTCGTCGCCGATAAATTGCCGGATAGCCAATCCAGTCTGGGTTTTTCCATTCAAACCTTTTTGATCGGTGCCGGTGCTATTCTCGGTTCTGTAATGCCTTTTTTACTGGCTGAGATCTTTCATGTTCAGGCAACGGCGCCCGCAGGAGAAGTGCCTGCTAACGTGATCTTCACCTTTTATATAGGCGCCGCGGTACTGGTGGCGGCAATCTTATGGACCATTGTGACGACCAAAGAATATAGCCCGCAGCAGGCCAGATTGTATGAGCAGGATGCTGTTCAGGAGTTGGATGTCGTGGAGGAAGTGATCAAAAAAGAAGGTAGTGTCAGGACGATCATCAAAGATATCCGCAAAATGCCACTGACGATGCGGCAATTAGGCTGGGTACAGTTCTTCTCCTGGTTTGCCCTGTTTTCTATGTGGGTCTATACGACACCGGCTATTGCAGAACATGTTTACCATCTGCCGGCAACAGACACGTCCTCTGCCGCTTATGCGGATGCCGGCAATTGGGTGGGCGTGCTATTCGGGGTCTATAACGGGGTTTCAGCGGTATATGCTTTACTGTTGCCTGCTATTGCCCGGGTTGTAGGTAAGAAAAGGACACATGCTTTATCCTTGCTGATTGGCGGAATAAGTCTGATATCAATCTTCTTTATTCAAGGTAAATACTGGCTATTGTTGCCGATGGTGGGCATCGGTATGGCCTGGGGGAGTATTCTGGCAATGCCTTATGCGATTCTGGCCTCTGCTCTTCCGCCCAAGAAGATGGGTGTATATATGGGAATCTTTAATTTTTTTATTACGATTCCGCAAATTGTCAACGGCCTGTTGGGAGGGCTTATCCTGAAATATTTTTATCACAGTAATGCCATCTATTCCTTAGTAATGGCCGGTGGCTTTATGATACTGGGCGCGTTTTCCATGATGAAGGTGAAAGTGAAAGACACCACCTTCCGATCTTAA
- a CDS encoding alpha-amylase family protein, giving the protein MIRTFRDRHIRKVYLLCIIVITGCAGNIKPEGGPSRAVKGKPVIYQVLVRLFGNRNLTNHYYGSVDENGVGKFNDITGTALDSIKALGITHIWYTGVLEHATMADYSAYHIRPDDPDVVKGRAGSPYAVKDYYDVDPDLAIDVNKRLEEYEALIKRTHDHGLKVIMDFIPNHVARGYRSDKKPNNVVDFGAGDNKQMAFSAQNDFYYLPGTSFQVPAGVNAGGSDFHSLLKDNKFEEIPAKVTGNNVLKPNPSIDDWYETVKLNYGVDLFHGDTTHFDPVPPVWTKMRDILLYWAAKGVDGFRCDVAEMVPLAFWHFVIPAVKEKYPKLLFIAEAYDPAKYNAFVAPGGFDYLYNKVGLYDALKPVMKNDSGATVRQITALLRSQDDISGHMLNFLENHDEERIASKTFTGDPFRGEAAMGVAATATTGPVLVYFGQELGVAADEAEGFGGADGKTTIFDYWGLPVYQKWADRGKYDGAGLNKQQIKLRAFYKGLLNLVGSRRSVAKGKLAILNGRGLGRYGLCYLRYDTSETLFFGANFDHYAALQATAYLPDSIPPGSAKALRPLLSNCNSNRFSLDGNTIEFELPPGGFQVWQIR; this is encoded by the coding sequence ATGATACGAACTTTTAGGGACAGGCATATAAGAAAAGTATATCTGCTCTGTATAATAGTCATAACAGGATGCGCGGGTAATATAAAACCTGAAGGCGGACCGTCTCGGGCCGTTAAGGGCAAACCGGTTATCTATCAGGTACTGGTTCGCCTGTTCGGTAATCGTAACCTGACCAATCACTATTATGGATCTGTTGATGAGAACGGTGTTGGAAAGTTTAATGATATAACCGGAACGGCACTGGACAGTATTAAAGCCCTTGGCATTACCCATATCTGGTATACGGGCGTGCTGGAACACGCGACCATGGCGGATTATTCGGCTTATCATATCCGCCCCGATGACCCGGATGTCGTAAAAGGCAGGGCCGGCTCTCCTTACGCGGTTAAAGACTATTATGACGTAGATCCGGACCTGGCCATTGATGTGAATAAGCGGCTTGAGGAATACGAAGCGCTGATAAAAAGAACCCACGATCACGGATTAAAAGTGATTATGGATTTTATCCCCAATCATGTCGCCAGGGGATATCGCTCTGACAAGAAACCGAATAATGTTGTTGATTTTGGTGCCGGGGACAACAAGCAAATGGCCTTTAGTGCGCAAAATGATTTTTATTACCTGCCGGGCACTTCGTTTCAGGTGCCGGCCGGCGTAAACGCCGGTGGCTCAGATTTCCATTCGCTCCTAAAAGATAATAAATTTGAAGAGATCCCTGCCAAAGTAACGGGAAATAATGTTTTAAAGCCGAACCCTTCTATCGATGACTGGTATGAAACCGTTAAATTGAATTATGGCGTCGATTTATTTCATGGAGACACTACTCACTTTGATCCGGTGCCGCCGGTTTGGACCAAAATGCGGGATATCTTACTTTACTGGGCCGCTAAGGGCGTCGACGGATTCAGATGTGATGTAGCGGAAATGGTGCCGCTGGCTTTCTGGCATTTTGTAATTCCGGCTGTTAAAGAAAAATATCCAAAACTTCTTTTTATCGCGGAGGCCTATGACCCGGCAAAATATAATGCCTTTGTCGCCCCTGGAGGCTTTGATTATCTGTATAACAAAGTTGGGCTCTACGATGCTTTAAAGCCTGTTATGAAAAATGACAGCGGCGCAACTGTCAGACAGATCACAGCACTGTTACGCAGTCAGGATGACATCAGCGGCCACATGCTGAACTTTCTGGAAAACCATGATGAAGAAAGAATCGCATCCAAAACCTTTACCGGTGATCCTTTCCGGGGCGAAGCTGCGATGGGGGTGGCGGCAACGGCCACTACGGGCCCGGTACTCGTTTACTTTGGACAGGAATTAGGAGTTGCTGCAGATGAGGCCGAAGGGTTCGGAGGTGCAGATGGTAAAACGACTATTTTTGATTACTGGGGCCTGCCGGTTTATCAGAAATGGGCAGACCGTGGAAAATATGATGGTGCCGGATTAAATAAGCAGCAAATAAAATTGCGGGCGTTTTATAAGGGTCTACTAAACCTGGTTGGAAGCCGCCGGTCAGTTGCTAAAGGAAAACTGGCAATACTGAATGGCCGTGGTTTGGGCAGATATGGTCTTTGCTATCTGCGTTATGATACAAGTGAAACTTTGTTCTTTGGGGCTAATTTTGACCATTACGCTGCATTACAGGCGACCGCATATCTTCCCGATTCTATTCCGCCGGGATCTGCTAAAGCATTACGCCCTTTATTATCGAATTGTAATAGCAATCGTTTTTCCTTGGACGGAAATACGATAGAGTTTGAGCTCCCTCCAGGCGGATTTCAGGTTTGGCAGATCCGTTAA
- a CDS encoding glycoside hydrolase family 13 protein: MRKWLWILLIGGGMFTKLSAQPTLKALDRVRPMSWWVDMADSSLQLLVHGKDIAERTVSFTYPGVHLVKVHHVENPNYLFIDLVIDKGTDPGSFVISFTKQGSEALHYTYRLDKPSSDPGRNQGVTNKDLIYLIMPDRFSNGDPSNDRIPGMKDQSLNRDSMYERHGGDIQGLMNHLDYLRDLGVTAIWCTPMVENDMTKASYHGYAATDIYKIDPRFGTNQLYKAYVEKCHSMGLKVIKDVVHNHIGSEGWIRNDLPMKDWVHQWPAYTNSSYRDQPVMDIHRSAIDKKIMLDGWFVPTMPDLNQNNPFVDKYLLQNHIWWIEYAGIDGLRLDTYPYNDPEFMADWAKAILKQFPHLSIFGETLVTTVAEQAYFAGGNTVNRGMDTYLPGVTDAALKDAIYGFLNDKDGWVDGTNKLYAILSLDFLYKHPEKNEIFMDNHDMSRFYSMVGEDFNKFQQGMGILLTMRGVPQIYYGTEILMKNFSAPDGLVREDFPGGWRSDKVNKFTASGRSASENKAFDFIRTLARFRKSSPALQTGKLMQYVPEGKVYVYFRYTDSESVMVIVNKNDSDKILHTDRFKERLQGFHQAVNVLTKEKVEDIKNIALPANGITILQLQK, translated from the coding sequence CAAGGCCTTAGACAGGGTACGCCCTATGTCCTGGTGGGTGGATATGGCCGACTCGAGTCTTCAGCTTCTGGTACATGGCAAGGATATCGCAGAACGGACAGTTTCATTTACTTACCCGGGTGTACATCTGGTAAAAGTGCATCATGTGGAAAACCCTAACTATCTTTTTATTGATCTGGTCATCGATAAGGGGACTGATCCCGGTTCTTTTGTTATCAGCTTTACAAAACAAGGATCGGAAGCGCTGCACTACACCTACCGGCTGGACAAACCCAGCAGCGATCCCGGCCGCAATCAGGGGGTAACGAATAAGGACCTGATCTATCTGATCATGCCGGACCGTTTCTCCAATGGAGATCCTTCCAATGACCGAATCCCGGGCATGAAAGATCAGTCGTTGAACCGGGATTCTATGTATGAGCGGCATGGTGGTGACATTCAGGGGTTGATGAACCACCTGGATTATCTCAGGGATTTAGGCGTCACTGCCATCTGGTGTACCCCTATGGTCGAAAATGATATGACCAAGGCCTCCTATCATGGCTATGCCGCAACGGACATCTATAAGATTGACCCGCGTTTTGGCACTAATCAGCTTTATAAAGCCTATGTTGAGAAATGCCACAGCATGGGCCTTAAAGTGATTAAGGATGTGGTACACAATCATATCGGGTCTGAGGGGTGGATCAGGAACGACCTGCCTATGAAAGATTGGGTTCACCAGTGGCCCGCTTATACCAACAGCAGTTACAGGGATCAGCCGGTGATGGATATTCACCGTTCCGCTATTGATAAAAAGATCATGCTGGACGGATGGTTCGTACCTACCATGCCGGATCTGAATCAAAACAATCCTTTTGTCGACAAGTATTTATTACAAAATCATATTTGGTGGATAGAGTATGCGGGGATTGACGGCCTTCGCCTGGATACGTACCCTTACAACGACCCGGAATTTATGGCGGACTGGGCAAAGGCCATTTTAAAGCAATTTCCGCATCTGTCCATCTTTGGGGAAACCCTGGTAACTACCGTTGCAGAACAGGCTTATTTTGCAGGTGGCAATACCGTTAACAGAGGCATGGATACTTATCTGCCCGGGGTGACAGATGCTGCTTTGAAGGATGCGATCTATGGTTTTTTAAATGACAAAGACGGTTGGGTAGACGGCACCAATAAACTGTATGCCATACTATCGCTTGATTTCCTGTATAAACATCCGGAAAAGAACGAGATTTTCATGGACAACCATGATATGAGCAGGTTTTATTCCATGGTAGGCGAAGATTTCAACAAGTTTCAGCAGGGGATGGGCATATTGCTTACCATGCGGGGTGTGCCACAGATATATTATGGTACAGAGATCTTAATGAAAAATTTCTCTGCCCCCGATGGGCTGGTCAGAGAGGATTTTCCCGGCGGGTGGAGGTCAGATAAGGTAAATAAGTTTACAGCCTCAGGCCGGAGTGCCAGCGAAAACAAAGCTTTTGATTTTATCAGGACGCTGGCACGGTTTAGAAAATCAAGCCCGGCCCTGCAAACAGGTAAGCTGATGCAGTATGTACCCGAAGGTAAGGTTTACGTATATTTCCGCTATACGGACAGCGAAAGTGTAATGGTCATAGTTAATAAAAATGATAGCGACAAAATCCTGCATACCGACAGATTTAAAGAAAGGCTTCAGGGATTTCACCAGGCAGTTAACGTACTGACTAAGGAGAAGGTAGAAGATATAAAAAACATCGCCTTGCCGGCAAATGGCATCACTATTTTGCAATTACAGAAATAA